One genomic region from Lycorma delicatula isolate Av1 chromosome 1, ASM4794821v1, whole genome shotgun sequence encodes:
- the LOC142318135 gene encoding uncharacterized protein LOC142318135, translating to MAGKGKKKQPAKSQDSGGEKKPKTGKKPLTRKGEGKSKVKSRCHVDIFNEYAMDNAYATCHNVQDLLRCRGFPWPDLQKKKKKGKKK from the coding sequence atggCAGGAAAGGGGAAAAAGAAGCAGCCTGCAAAATCACAAGATAGTGGAGGAGAAAAGAAACCAAAGACTGGGAAAAAGCCATTAACAAGAAAAGGTGAAGGTAAATCCAAAGTCAAATCACGTTGTCATGTAGACATATTTAATGAATATGCCATGGATAATGCTTATGCAACATGTCACAATGTACAGGATCTTTTACGGTGCAGAGGATTTCCTTGGCCAGAtttacagaagaagaaaaagaaaggaaagaaaaaataa